A section of the Veillonella criceti genome encodes:
- a CDS encoding bifunctional 5,10-methylenetetrahydrofolate dehydrogenase/5,10-methenyltetrahydrofolate cyclohydrolase, with protein sequence MMELRGKAVADAHKAVLNERLVALESKGIVLTLGILLVGDDKAAQMYAHFMEKTAKSAGFAVDLAHLPASASFDEVVQVIERWNKTDTVYGVLPLMPMPPQIDRDALIERLAPEKDIDGLTSKNIGLASAGKGGFWPCTPRACMAILEHYHIPLAGKEVVVVGRSQVVGKPVALLLLEKHATVTLCHSKTADLTAHLKRADIVIAAVGRAHVITGDMLKKGAVVIDVGINDLDGKTVGDVDYESALSVVGAITPVPGGVGSVTTTMLLENIYEAYHARNVDC encoded by the coding sequence ATGATGGAATTGCGTGGTAAGGCGGTGGCTGATGCTCACAAGGCAGTGTTAAATGAACGACTCGTTGCGTTGGAGTCTAAGGGGATTGTATTAACCTTGGGTATCTTATTAGTTGGTGACGACAAGGCAGCGCAGATGTATGCTCATTTTATGGAAAAAACAGCTAAGAGTGCAGGGTTTGCCGTTGATTTGGCTCATTTGCCAGCCTCTGCTAGTTTTGACGAAGTGGTTCAGGTTATTGAACGGTGGAATAAAACAGATACAGTTTATGGTGTGTTACCACTCATGCCTATGCCACCACAAATTGATAGAGATGCTTTAATAGAGCGCTTAGCGCCAGAAAAGGATATTGATGGTTTAACCTCTAAGAATATTGGGCTAGCAAGTGCAGGTAAAGGCGGTTTTTGGCCTTGTACACCACGAGCGTGTATGGCGATTTTAGAACATTACCATATTCCATTAGCAGGCAAAGAAGTCGTTGTGGTAGGCCGTAGTCAAGTGGTAGGAAAACCGGTGGCCCTATTATTATTAGAAAAACACGCCACTGTTACGCTTTGCCATTCTAAGACGGCTGATTTAACAGCTCATTTAAAACGAGCTGATATTGTGATTGCTGCTGTAGGGCGAGCGCATGTAATTACCGGTGACATGTTGAAAAAAGGCGCCGTCGTTATTGATGTGGGGATTAATGATTTAGATGGTAAAACGGTGGGGGACGTAGATTATGAATCCGCATTGTCGGTGGTAGGTGCGATAACACCGGTACCTGGTGGTGTTGGCTCTGTAACGACTACGATGTTGTTAGAGAATATTTATGAGGCGTATCATGCACGAAATGTCGATTGCTGA
- the hypA gene encoding hydrogenase maturation nickel metallochaperone HypA, producing the protein MHEMSIAEGIVDIALQTLAANQGTVVHAIQLRLGVMSGVEPDALQFCFTAVTRNTAAAGASLQIEMIPLRGKCLDCDYEFSVADYVFKCPQCGSLAIQTITGRELQVASIDMD; encoded by the coding sequence ATGCACGAAATGTCGATTGCTGAAGGAATTGTGGATATTGCGCTACAGACATTAGCGGCTAATCAGGGGACTGTTGTTCATGCGATTCAGTTGCGGTTAGGTGTTATGTCTGGTGTTGAACCTGACGCGTTACAATTCTGTTTTACGGCTGTTACTAGGAATACGGCGGCTGCTGGTGCTAGTTTGCAAATTGAAATGATACCATTGCGGGGTAAGTGTCTAGACTGTGATTATGAATTTAGTGTAGCCGATTATGTGTTTAAATGCCCGCAGTGTGGAAGTTTAGCGATTCAAACTATCACTGGTCGTGAGCTACAAGTGGCGTCAATTGATATGGATTAA